The DNA sequence TAGGGTTATTTTCCGGCGGCTTGGACAGTATGTTGGCCGCCTTGGTGCTCCGTCAACAGGATATCGAGGTTACCGGTTTGGTCTTTGTCACTCCTTTTTTCGACGCCGTTCAAGCCGAAAAATCTGCTGCGGCGATCAGCCTGCCTTTAAGAATTGAGGATCTCACTGACCGTTTTCTGCCGCTCATCTTCGATCCGCCCCACGGTTTCGGCAGATGGATGAATCCTTGCATCGACTGCCACCTGCTGATGCTGCGAGCAGCGGGACAGATCATGGAAACAGAAGGATATGATTTTCTCTTTACCGGCGAGGTGTTGGGCCAGAGACCGTTCAGCCAGAATAAAGGCTCCTTGAATCTGATCGCCAAACAATCCGGTTATCCTGATCTCCTGGTGCGGCCGCTCAGCGCCCGTTTATTGAAGGAGACCAGGCCGGAGCGGGAACAACTCCTCGATCGGCAGCAGCTCCTCAATATCAGCGGTCGCGGCCGTAAAAGGCAGATGGAACTGGCGACCCGGTTCGGACTTACCTCATACCCCGCCCCAGCCGGCGGCTGTCTGCTCGCCGATCCGAAGTATGCTGCCCGGTTGCAGGACTTGTTGCAGCATCAACCCCGGTTCGAACGCCGCGATTTAGAACTCTTGCAATGGGGACGCCATTTCCGGCTGTCTTCCGACATCAAGCTGATTGTAGGCCGCGATCAGCGCGACAATCTGGCCATCGAACCCCTGGTCCGGCCAGAGGACGCAGTCATCAAGGTACAGCATTACCCCGGCCCCCTGGTGCTGTTGCCGTACTCATCGCCAAACGCAGACCTGAGGGTTGCCGCCGAAATCTGCGTGAGCTATAGCAATGCTCCTTTCGGGGAGGAGATCGCCGTAGCGGTCACCGGGCGTCCGGGCCAACAAATATTGATCAGCCGCCGCTGTCGGCGGGATGCTTTTCAAGGCTTGCTCATCTGAGGTCAGGGGGAAACTTTCACCGCCAAGGCCAATCCGTCCTTTTCCGGCGAGTGCTCCGGCAGCCAGCAGAGCAGATTGACCGATCGCCAACGCCGGTCGGCTAGAAGTGCCTGGTTAAAATCCGCCGCCCCTTGAAAACCGGTGTTATCGACAACCAGTAAGCCTCCCGGCCGCAGCAGACGATGGCATTCCGTCAGGGCCGGAAGATAGCCTTCTTTATCGATATCCAGAAAAATCAGGTCAAAAGGACCGCTCATAGCAGCCATGAGCGATTGCGCCGGACCGACCCGGAGCTCAACCCGTTCGGCCAATCCGGCTCGGGCGATGTTATGGCGGGCCTGCTCCGCCATGGCCGCCTCGGCCTCCAGGGTTACCACCCTGCCGATCTCTTTTTCTACCGCCTGCGCCAGATGGATAGCAGAGTAGCCGGTGGCCGTGCCCAATTCCAGGATTTGCCGGGCGCCCACCACCCTGGCCAAAATAAAGAGCAGTTCGCCCACCACCGGCCCCACTATGGGGATGCGCTCCTGTCTGGCCTCCTCCTCCAGGCTCCTGAGAAACTCAGATCTCGGCGGCACCAGGCCCCTAAAGTAATTCTCCAAATCTTCCGTCATTGCCATAAGTTGGCCCTCCTGAGAAACCGTTCGACATCGAAGATAAGCATTTTGCTTTTCGAACCGGATTATCCTATAATATGGCTGTTAAGAGAAAATTTCTGCTAAAGTAACATGAGGGAAAAGTGTCAGTAGGCACCTGATTTCAAAATACTTCCATTGATATAGCAAGTCCATGCTTGATAGTCGAGAAATAGTCGATAAATTCGTTCTCTCGGAACATATAGTTATTCATCCCGGGGATTGTCTGGAGCTTTTAAGAAAGATTCCCGATAATTGCCTGCAACTCATTGTCACATCCCCCCCCCATATAATATCGGTAAAGAGTATGAGAAGCGGCTCAAATTGGAAGCGTATCTTAATCAACAGACTATTGTTATAAGAGAATGCGTACGCTGTCTCTTCCCCCATGGTAGTATATGCTGGCAGGTAGGAAATTATGTCGAAAAGGGTTCAATAATACCATTAGACGCAGTCTTGTATCCAATCTTTACAAGATTCGGTTTAAAAATGAGAAATCGGCTCATCTGGCACTTTGAATACGGCTTGCATTGCAGTCGCCGTTTTTCAGGGCGCTACGAAACGATTATCTGGTTCACCAAAACAGATCAATATGTCTTTAACCTGGATTCGGTTAGAATTCCCCAAAAATACCCAGGGAAAAAATATTTTAAAGGGCCAAAAACCGGAAAATACTCCTGTAATCCTTTAGGAAAAAATCCTGGAGATTTATGGCCCGTTCCCAATGTCAAATCTAATCACGTTGAAAAAACCAAACATCCCTGTCAATTTCCCGTTGAATTGATTGAGAGGTTGGTTTTGTCAATGACAAATGAGGGAGATTGGGTACTTGATCCATTCCTCGGAACAGGTACTTCCATAATTTCTGCCATTCGCCACCGGGGTCGGGGGGCCGGTGCTGAGATTGTACCTGAATACGTTGAAATAGCAAAACAGAGGATTAAGCAGGAGCTGGCTGGAACATTGAAAACTCGTCCAATGGGCCGACCTATTTATAATCCTGAGGATGCCTGCGAGAGTCTGAAAATAACACCGTGGAAAAATCAACTTGCAGACATCCAATTAAAATTATTGGATAATAAATCAAATTACTCCCCAAATGAAGATTATTGAGATTTATTCCCAATCGGCAAAACATGAAGTATAAAAATCCTTGCCCGGTTTGTGTTAGGGTGCGATCCTGCCGATATATCGGCAACAGATTATCAATCTCTTCATGAGCGATCCGAGCTGGCATTATCATCTTTTAGGAACCAGCTCATGAAAATGCGCCGCGCCGGAGTGATATGAAAAGCTCTCTTTCGCTTTATTTTAACATGCTCTGCCATCCGTTGCTGATAATCTGTCTGATGTTGGGTATTGGGTGTCTGCCGCTCTGGGAAGCGGCACTGGCGGCAAACCTGGAAAAGGTCGTCTTCATACCGCAGTGGCTGCCCCAGGCCCAGTTTGCGGGTTATTATATGGCCCATGAGAAAGGTTTTTACCGGCAACACGGATTGGCGGTGGAGATCCGGCGAGGCGGACCTCATAGCTGTGCCGCAGAGTGCGTCCAGAACTTCCAGGCCGATTTTGGAACCATGTTCCTTACTGCGGGCATTGAGAAAAGGGCCCAAGGGATAGGAATCATCAACATCGCCCAGATTGTGCAGAAATCGGGACTGTTATTGGTATCCCAGAAAAAACATGGGATTCTCCGGCCCCAGGATCTTATGGGCAAAAGAGTTGGTCTGTGGGCCGGCGATTTTCAGATTCAGCCGAGGCTTTTTTTCCATAAATACAATCTGTTCGTTAAAATCATCCCTATGGGCGAAGGGGTGAATCTGTTTCTGCGCCAGGGTCTCGACGCCACCTCAGCCATGCGGTATAACGAATACCATCTGCTGCTCAATTCCGGTTTAAACCCGGAGGAGCTGACGGTGTTTGATATGGCCGAACATGGCTTCGATTTCCCGGAAGATGGCATCTATTGTTTGGAGGAGACCTGGCGGCGGCATCCCTCCCGCTGCCGGGCTTTTGTAGCCGCCTCGCTGGCTGGCTGGCGCTACGCCTTTGCCCACCCCGAAGAGACTTTAGACATTGTTATGAGGTATGTCACCGAAGCGCACATCAAGACCAATCGGGTGCATCAAAAATGGATGCTGGCCCAACTGCAGGAATTGATTGAGCCGCCCGGCAAAGCCATCCCCATGGGTTTGCTGGTTCCCCAAACCTACCGGCAAGTAGCTCAAGAGTTGCAGAACTATTTACTGATTAAAACAATTCCGCCTTACGAGGAATTTTATCGGGACTGTCAAAGCGATGTGGAAAAACGCTAGCCTGGCGGCAAAACTGATCGTTGTTATTGTCTCCGCCACCGCCCTGATCTTTGTCGGGGTTCTGATGTATGACTACCAGACCTCCAAGAAAACCGTGCTTTCAGAAATGGGCGACAATGTCAAAAATCTTACCCTAAAAACCGTATACCAGATTGAAGCTACGCTCAACTCGATTGAGAAAGTACCCGAGTGTCTGGCTAATTATCTGGAATGCGAGTGCCAGCAGCCGGAAACTTTGGAACCATTCTTAAAAGCACTCCTGGCTCAAAACCCCGCAATCTATGGTATGGCCGCCGCTTTTGAACCGTATAGCTTTAAACCCCAAAGGTATTATTACTGCCCTTACATCCATCGCAGTGATAGTGGTCTGGTTATAACTCATCTGGGCAGCGAAAATTATCGGTATTGGTTATGGGACTGGTACACGCTGCCCAAGGAATTGGGGCGGGCCATGTGGAGTGAACCTTACTACGATGAGGGTGGCGGCAATATTATTATGACTACTTATTCGGCTCCCATGTATCGTACCGTCAATAACCACAAAAAATTTGGGGGAGTTATAACTGCGGATATCTCATTGTTTTGGCTGGAGGAAATTATTGCGCGGGTAAAAATTCTCCAATCCGGATATGCCTTTCTGCTCTCCCGCAATGGGGATTTCATCACCCATCCGCAAGAACGCCTGATCATGCGGGAGAGTATCTTCAGCGTCGCTGAAGCCCGAGGAGACGCCCAGCTTCGGGAATTGGGCCGAAAAATGGTTCAAGGGAGCGAAGGTTACGCCTGCATAACTGACTTTGCCAGTGGGAAAAGATCTGTCCTCTATTATGCACCGCTACCCTCCAACGGCTGGTCCTTGGGTATTATTCTGCCTGAAGATGAACTTTTCGCTGGTCTTAGACAGATGAGCCTGAAATTAGCTCTCATCGGCTTCGGCGGTTTGGTCTTGCTCATTCTTTTGATCATTATCATCTCTCGCACAATCACCAGGCCTCTGAGAACTCTGGCGACGACCACCGAGGCGATCGGCCAAGGTGATTTTGCCGTGACTGTGGCAGAGACCGGTCCGCGTGAAATCCTACACCTGGCCCAGGCTTTCAACCGTCTGGGACGGCAGTTGATCGAGTATATCGAAAAACGGGATTTTATCCGGGATACCTTTGGCCGCTATGTTACCCAAGAGGTGGTGAGTAAATTAATGGAATCCCGCAACGGCCTGGAACTCGGCGGAGAGGATCGGGAACTCACCATCCTTATGTCCGACCTCCGGGGGTTTACGGCGTTGACGGCAGAGATGTCACCCCGGCGGGTCGTGATCTTTCTGAATCGATACCTGGCCAAGATGATCGAGATTCTGATGGATCATCGGGGCGTCATCGACGAAATTATCGGCGACGGCATCCTGGCCTTTTTTGGCGCCCCGCAACCGATGGAGGATCATCCTTTCCAGGCCGTGGCCTGCGCTTTGCAAATGCAGGCGGCCATGGCTGAGATCAATGCCCTCAATGAAGCTGAAGGCTTTCCGCGTCTGGAGATGGGCATCGCCGTCAACACCGGCGATGTCGTGGTAGGCAACATCGGTTCAGAAAGACGGACCAAATACAGCATCGTCGGCGCCCAGGTAAATTTTACCGCCCGGATGGAATCCTACACTGTGGGAGGCCAGGTACTGATCAGCCCCTCCACCTTAGCGCGCCTGAAAGATCAGGTTGAGGTGCGCAAAAGTTTTCAGGTTGAGATGAAAGGTGTACCTAAGCCGGTAACTTTATATGATATCCGAGCCGTCCATGGACCGATTGAGGTTGTTTTGCCAGACCTCGCAGAGGACCTGAAACCTCTGCCCCAACCTCAGCCAGCCCGGCTCCACCGCATTAAAGACAAGATCATTACCGATACTATCGACCGGGTGTGGATCACCGACCTCTCCAACCAGGAGGCCGTAGCTACATTTAGCGGCGTTCTTAAGGAATGGGACGATGTCCGCCTCCATCTGCTGGACGAAACCGGGGGAGAGAGCGCCGGTAAAATATTTGCCAAGGTCATCGTCCTGAAACTCAGCCAGGGCCAAGGCGAAGCCAAAATCCGGTTTACCTCGGTTTCCCCCGAAGCACAGACCTTTTTAGAAAAATTGCTAAAAAAGGACTTCTCACCGCATAACTGATCCTAACTTAATTTTATTTTGCTATTTTCTCCCGAATATTTTAATATGGCAAAAAATTTAATGGGAAAGGATGGAGGAAATGGTTAAAAAATCTTCGTTTTGGGTAACAGTGATCATGGCGCTGGCGCTCATTCTGACAGCTATGCCGGCCCTGGGAACCGTGAAAGATGGGGATAAGCTAGGTGACCTGGATTTTCCGGCACCGATAAGCCCGGAGGATGCTAACTATCTGGGAGTAGCGGCCGACAAACCGTTTAAACTGAGCCAGGTCAAGGCGCCCTATGTCTTGATAGAGGCGTTTGCCACTTCCTGTGCGCATTGTTATCAACAGGCAGTAGAGATGAACAAGCTCTATAACCTAATCGGCCAGGATAGCAAACTAAATGGAAAAATTAAAATCGTCGGCGTCGGTGGGGGCGACAATCAATTCGGTCTCACAATGTGGAAAAAACAACTCAAGGTTCCTTTTCCCCTGTTACCCGATACCGATACCAAGACCACCAGTAAATTAAACATTCTGGGTACACCCACCACCATCCTGTTAGACAAAAACGGCAATGTCCTCAAGGCTCATACCGGGGCCTTTGAGAGCGCCGAGGCCTTCTTAAAAGAACTGTCCGCCAAAGTGAAATAACGGCAGCCTCTGGGCGGTCCCAGCGCCGCCCGGATAGCACATGAGCCCCACATCCAATAAGGTTGTTTTCCTATGGAATTCAATTCGATCCTGGTAGCCACTGATTTTTCCGAATGCTCCGGTGTTGCTTTCAGCGCCGCCCAAACTCTGGCCCAGCGTTTCGACGCCCGTTTGATCCTGCTGCACGTCATCAATCAGAATTTTCTAGATAAACTGAGCAGCCACCTCGGCAAGACTAAAGAAGAGGTCAGCAAAGACCTGCGTCACAAGGCCGAGAAGGAGATGGCAGCCTTTATGAAGCAGTGGAAATCCGGTGAAACCGAGGTAGACACTATCATCGCCACCGGCACCCCTTTCCAGGAGGTCGCCATACTGGCCCGCGATCTGGCCGTTGATCTGGTGGTGATGGGCGGCTTTGGCAGGCGGGGACGGAGTGAAATCGAAGAGGTCTTCTTCGGCTCCACCGCCGAAAAGGTCGTGCGATTGCTCCCCTGCCCCGTCTTGTGTATTCCGAAATAATTGTCGCTACTTATAAATCAAGCAAAAACCATGAAATTCACCTCGGGAAGGGGGCGCTGCTGGCTGCGCCCTCTGCGGGTTATTGCCCCGGGCTAGCCAACCACCTAAAAGGCAAAATCCACCTGAATTTTAAAGATCCGCTTGGCTGGCAGGCTATAAATCTCGGCAATGCCGCTTTCTTCTCTGATTTCCCGCAAAATCTCTTCGATCCGTTCAGTTGA is a window from the Desulfobacca acetoxidans DSM 11109 genome containing:
- a CDS encoding DUF814 domain-containing protein, producing MRQTRGLGLFSGGLDSMLAALVLRQQDIEVTGLVFVTPFFDAVQAEKSAAAISLPLRIEDLTDRFLPLIFDPPHGFGRWMNPCIDCHLLMLRAAGQIMETEGYDFLFTGEVLGQRPFSQNKGSLNLIAKQSGYPDLLVRPLSARLLKETRPEREQLLDRQQLLNISGRGRKRQMELATRFGLTSYPAPAGGCLLADPKYAARLQDLLQHQPRFERRDLELLQWGRHFRLSSDIKLIVGRDQRDNLAIEPLVRPEDAVIKVQHYPGPLVLLPYSSPNADLRVAAEICVSYSNAPFGEEIAVAVTGRPGQQILISRRCRRDAFQGLLI
- a CDS encoding peroxiredoxin family protein, whose product is MVKKSSFWVTVIMALALILTAMPALGTVKDGDKLGDLDFPAPISPEDANYLGVAADKPFKLSQVKAPYVLIEAFATSCAHCYQQAVEMNKLYNLIGQDSKLNGKIKIVGVGGGDNQFGLTMWKKQLKVPFPLLPDTDTKTTSKLNILGTPTTILLDKNGNVLKAHTGAFESAEAFLKELSAKVK
- a CDS encoding ABC transporter substrate-binding protein; its protein translation is MKSSLSLYFNMLCHPLLIICLMLGIGCLPLWEAALAANLEKVVFIPQWLPQAQFAGYYMAHEKGFYRQHGLAVEIRRGGPHSCAAECVQNFQADFGTMFLTAGIEKRAQGIGIINIAQIVQKSGLLLVSQKKHGILRPQDLMGKRVGLWAGDFQIQPRLFFHKYNLFVKIIPMGEGVNLFLRQGLDATSAMRYNEYHLLLNSGLNPEELTVFDMAEHGFDFPEDGIYCLEETWRRHPSRCRAFVAASLAGWRYAFAHPEETLDIVMRYVTEAHIKTNRVHQKWMLAQLQELIEPPGKAIPMGLLVPQTYRQVAQELQNYLLIKTIPPYEEFYRDCQSDVEKR
- a CDS encoding universal stress protein; the encoded protein is MEFNSILVATDFSECSGVAFSAAQTLAQRFDARLILLHVINQNFLDKLSSHLGKTKEEVSKDLRHKAEKEMAAFMKQWKSGETEVDTIIATGTPFQEVAILARDLAVDLVVMGGFGRRGRSEIEEVFFGSTAEKVVRLLPCPVLCIPK
- a CDS encoding O-methyltransferase; translation: MAMTEDLENYFRGLVPPRSEFLRSLEEEARQERIPIVGPVVGELLFILARVVGARQILELGTATGYSAIHLAQAVEKEIGRVVTLEAEAAMAEQARHNIARAGLAERVELRVGPAQSLMAAMSGPFDLIFLDIDKEGYLPALTECHRLLRPGGLLVVDNTGFQGAADFNQALLADRRWRSVNLLCWLPEHSPEKDGLALAVKVSP
- a CDS encoding PDC sensor domain-containing protein, translating into MWKNASLAAKLIVVIVSATALIFVGVLMYDYQTSKKTVLSEMGDNVKNLTLKTVYQIEATLNSIEKVPECLANYLECECQQPETLEPFLKALLAQNPAIYGMAAAFEPYSFKPQRYYYCPYIHRSDSGLVITHLGSENYRYWLWDWYTLPKELGRAMWSEPYYDEGGGNIIMTTYSAPMYRTVNNHKKFGGVITADISLFWLEEIIARVKILQSGYAFLLSRNGDFITHPQERLIMRESIFSVAEARGDAQLRELGRKMVQGSEGYACITDFASGKRSVLYYAPLPSNGWSLGIILPEDELFAGLRQMSLKLALIGFGGLVLLILLIIIISRTITRPLRTLATTTEAIGQGDFAVTVAETGPREILHLAQAFNRLGRQLIEYIEKRDFIRDTFGRYVTQEVVSKLMESRNGLELGGEDRELTILMSDLRGFTALTAEMSPRRVVIFLNRYLAKMIEILMDHRGVIDEIIGDGILAFFGAPQPMEDHPFQAVACALQMQAAMAEINALNEAEGFPRLEMGIAVNTGDVVVGNIGSERRTKYSIVGAQVNFTARMESYTVGGQVLISPSTLARLKDQVEVRKSFQVEMKGVPKPVTLYDIRAVHGPIEVVLPDLAEDLKPLPQPQPARLHRIKDKIITDTIDRVWITDLSNQEAVATFSGVLKEWDDVRLHLLDETGGESAGKIFAKVIVLKLSQGQGEAKIRFTSVSPEAQTFLEKLLKKDFSPHN